The Tribolium castaneum strain GA2 chromosome 3, icTriCast1.1, whole genome shotgun sequence sequence ctTTCTAAGAGTGGATTTTACAATCGCCCGATAACTTCATCCTgggaataaattttcaaaaatatattgttgtaacaattgtaaCCATAGTAATTATACTTCGAATAACTTATCCGAGGTTTATctggcaataaaaaaatcagactTTTAAAGTAGTGCTAACAAGTTAACAACAAGATATCATTTATtggtaaattgtaaaaatggtggatgcgccgggaaagtTAATCATTCTAGTGGATAAGTAAATATTAAGAAAACgagaaacgagatacaaaataaCTCTATTTTCTATACTTCAAAATTTAGAACGGCGGAGTAAAAATGCccttaatttgaaaaaatgcaagaaCGTTTAGAAACAAAATCTTAATACGTTGAGAAAACCTGAttcgatttttcacaataaaCATGAGAAAAATTAACAGTTGCGTTCCGTATCATATTTTCCAAAACGCTAGGAGTTCGGTTATTGATGTAGAGAAGAAAATAGTAGAGAATTAAAAGTCCGCAAAACCATATCTCATTAACATTTCAAAACCCAAAGACCTTCAAAGCCGCTCAAACGACAGATTCGTTTAATTTGTACCTGTAGTTGAGTGTGTGGAAAAAACTTTAAAgcaatttaaacttaaacggTTGAAGATAGTAATATGGTTAAGCGGACCTCTTTTCTGTGTTTTGAATCATATtcacagcgttttgaaaaacatgGTGCGGTGCAATAAatggtaatatttttaatgtacCAAATGCAGAAAGTAGtttgaaaatgtttgtaaaaatggtggaggtgCCGGGCGAAATATCTTAATTTTATGATAACTATTgaattattatctttataGCCAAACCGTTTCTACTCTCCTCACACAACCTTCGTCCGCAAGTCCGGACAGCCCCACGAGCTTGCTTGTGTCCTTTGTTCCCTCCTCATAGGCCTCGGTTACGATGCCTACGTGGTCTTCGGCTACGCAGTGCGAGATATAACGTTACGAATAATGAGTCGTGTCGATTCTCCATACCCCCCCGATGAGAAACAAGAAGATGTACGTGACGAAGGTGAAGACAATAAGAAATACACCGTTAAGCCCCCCAGAGATTTGcgaagtaaatttttattgatgatggaacagaaaaaaatcgaTCAGATCAAAGCCGAACAAGAACGCGAAGCCGAACTGGAACGGCAGAGAGAAGAGGTGATGACACACGAAAAAACGActtgaaactatttttttggtgaTTAGGAGGAGGAACGGCCGCCGCCGGACGATCTGGAAGGGATGAGGTTCCATTTTTGGGTCCTGATAAGGACAGAAGGTCGCGCCATCGACGAAAATACTTTCGTTGAGCCGAGTACTGGATATGCGCATCCGGTTAATAGTCCGTTGTACAGTGGCATCGAAAGTGTTTGGAATCATTTGAATTATTGGGTATGGCGGGAGTAAAGTGACTATTTTCttaggttttttaaacagGTCAATATGCAAGACTGCAAGGAAGGGTTGGGTACAATCGACTACAATTTGCACGATGTTGAAAAATGGGAACATTTGTTGATCGGAGAGCCGACTCAGTGGAGAGTCACcgtcgaaaatttaaatatggatGACGAAGAAGCCGCTTTAGCGAAAATAATGGAAGAAAAACATTTAGACATGCCGATATCTTGGAGCATGAAAATATCTATACCGCACAAAGGTTGATcacacaaaaatttgaatttggtGTCCGAATTTTTGCTATTTCTAGctctaaaacaaaaatacccCGAAGGCATGATCAGTACTtggtataaaaaaacactagtCGAAGAATACGCCCCTTATATTCAATATGACGGACTTTTAACCAAAATTATGAGATATAAAGACTTTGATTGTACGGAATGTATCACAGTTGAGCAGATTTACGAAAACAGACAAGacaaattgaagaaaattgtTTATGATTTAAAAAGCGATCTAGTCACGGAGTATTTTGGCCCTGGGCGAGAAGATGCCGTGATTggtattaaaaccaaattttttgtgtgataACAAAAACTGAACATGTTTTAGAGCACACTTACTCGAATAAAGACACCGATTCAAATAAGCGGATAATTAAGTTCAACCACAAGGCACGCTACGACggcttggaaaaaattgaattcgAGCGGGAACACATGGTTGAATATTACATAGACCGTGACGATTTGTGAGTCGcaagagcaaaaaaattgagttaaacACAGGTTTCAGGTTTTATTTTCGCGAAGTGTTCTACGCCCGCAAAGGCCAACCCCCGCCTGGGTTCACCGAAAGTCACCGAAAATTGATTCTAGTTAGTTAAACTAGCGTGCTCTCACACTAACtgacaattttatttcagaGAATAATCGAGAAATACGAAAGGAACCATAAAGTCCCCGCGAGTCACGATATCGCGACCCGAGAATTCGCAATCGTCGATAGACAGATTCTTCTAAAGTATCATTTCGGGGAAGGAAGAGTCACTTGCTCGACCAGGAATTTCAATAAGCCTTCGATTGCGGAATCGGGGGAGGGAATGAAGTTCACACCTGAACTCACCTGGGGTTATGTCGCCGAAATCGGGGCGAAGCCCCCCACACAGCTGGAGTTGTTCCTTTTATTCCAGAAAATGTTGAAAGAAGAGGAGAAATCCCTGTCGCGGATCCGCGAAATCGAGGACCAGGTTGCAGAGTTTTTGACGCTGAGAGACCACGAAATGGCATTCCCGAAGCTGGACGTCTCGCTATTTAATATCGAGCAGAACGAGGAGTACCGTCAGGGAATGTTGGAGAAAGTTAGGTTTAGGTTTGGCGTTTCCGGTGCTTAAAACCCGAAATTGTAGGAAAAACAAGAACAGGAATATAAAGAAAGGGAAATTGAGGATGCAGGTGTTGAGTATTTGACGCCGTATTTGACTCTGTTGGGAAATCCGGAGAGCGTAACCCCGGTTGAGGCGTTCAAGATTAAGGAGAAGTGTCTCAGTGATTTTAAACAGTTGTTGCTTAATCGGGCCATTTGTATTCAAAAACAGTTCGAACACGTAATTTTTATTCCGTTTTGCGACATTTTTACCATATTTTTCCGTAGTGGACGCAGTATTTGAAAGACAGGCAACAGTGGTACAACATTAATCAAGACACGGTCACAGAAGAGgacgaaataaaatattttcaggaAGTTAATGACTTGACTTTTCTTTTACAGTGCTACGAAATTCGCTTGGCTCGTCATCGTGACTTATCATTTTTCAGGTATTTAGTTACGTGAAATGTCTCTTtacgtattattttttttagatatgaAGCCGTGGTCAGGTATTTGAATGCACAATTAAAACCACTGATCGAAACATTTGGATAacgtatattaaaaaataaaaaattatgagatCCATACATTGTGTTGAGTATTCTTACacttagggccggtttatagaacgCTCCGTTAAAACTTAaatcgttgttaaaagttaacaaccaAATTGCTTCAGTTTGGTCACATGATCAGTAAaacacgcatttaattgccagttaaattaatgacgcttctataaaccggtacTTAATAACTAAAAGACCAAGAACCCATTTGACCAATACAGTGACCTTCTTCGTCAAAAGTGGCCAAAGTAAGTTTGCTTAGCTTATTGGTGAGTGAAGGTAAAGATGGTGCATGGTGAGTGGTTCCTACCGTTAATGAAGAATGAGTCTCtgcaaaaataacatcaaCCAAGGtggcaaaaattgtaaacttaCCGTTATCGTTACTTATTTGTTGTTCATAAGCCTTATCTGTTTCATCGTTCGTTTTCGCCTTGATATGATTCACAAACCCAGTTATGAGTGTATCCATAAGACTAGCTTGTCTTGAGAAAACTTGTAATATTTTCGAAACCCTTGCTCCATTCTCGACCACCATAAACTGGATAAAAAGACAAGGAAGACAGTTAGGGTCCTCCTCCTTCGACGGTCTTGCATATTCCCAACTGAGTTCCTCAAACCGTAACCCTAACAACAACGACTGGACCAAACACTAGCACCAAcgcaacaaaataaaaacgtacACATTGAGTATCATCTATTATGTAAACACCTTTGGAATTAATAGCTACAAGTACTGGAATGTCTTGGTACGTAATAAGCGATGTTAAGCCACGGACCGGTTGTTCGACTTGTCCCTCGAAAAAAGCAGATCTAAGGCCGAAAATAGAATTTTCCAAAGGCGAGGCACTTACCCATAAAACGGCAACGACCAACAAaactctaaatattttttcatcaattttcGATTGGTGGCCGAATTCGGGATTCGTTTAAACTGTTCCAAAAGTCGGACCTCTGCCGAATTTTTCGAACTGATGGGTAGCCAAGTCCAAGTCGAGCTTTTCCTCACATGGATGGGCAAGTATTTCGACTGCTCCTCCCTAAAATAGTGGGTCGAATGGACTTGGGGGTTGTACGGCCCTAACTCGACTCGGGCTTGGATACCCCCTAGCATAATATAGTGTGCCACCTCGCACGGATATCGTCCCTCCAGGATATTATGTCTTGCTTCTTCATACAAcagttctaaaattttttggtccCTAATGAACAAAGAGCAGAGATGTGGAATACAGTTAAATCGAAATCTACTACTTGATTTTCTCCTCTAGATGTTGcgggaaaaaaatattcctcTGGAACATGATCTTCGGTTCGTCCCTTTGTTGCCTATTACTCGACACATGACTGTATTGCCCCACCAAAGCCCGCCAACTTTGCCTGATTTCATACGGCTTATGCGTAGGTTTAAGTTGAAGCTCTGAAAGGgctcatttgcaaaaaaaactcttttttgAAACATCACAAACACCTAAAAGTGGACTCGTCATCCACAGAGTAAACACTTGTGATGCCAGCTGCTTGTTTAATCCGAGCTCGTCGCTATTGATGATCGCTTGACATAGCAAATCGCAAGTGGCTGAAGGGGTATCCTCGATTTCCATCAATATAGCCACATTACTGTGCAGATAAACGCAAGTCGGTACCACAGGACCCTGCAATTGTTCGCATGTGTTGGCTATTGCTGAAGCGCTCACGATCGAGCTTGGAACCGAAGCTGTCGTATTAgaatctacaaataaaatactgtttgCCAATATCATACACAACACAACAAAGAATGgcatttattgtttatcaCTTATTTGAGTAAATATGGCAGTATGGTTTCTGTTTGCGCTGTTTTTATTGAGATAATTAATTTGGTTGTTTACCACAACGCAGATTAATCAGCGGAAAACTGGAACTTTCCAGATGGAAAATGACAAactactaaaaaattaaaaaaatgtggagCCAActaagaaaacaaatttttaaacagagAAAATAATCGTACGAAAAACTGTTCCTATGCACatttactttaaaatgaaCTGCATAAAGAAGGttgaaagaataaaaaaaacaaatttgtttatattcgTCTATAGATTACTCTTGATAAAAATGATTATCAATTAGATACGATTGCGTAACTCActaatcaataattaattacatgtCACATCAAACAATCATAACAAGCTTTACGTAAGCCGATCTCAAACAATCATTTGTTCATCTCATCTCTGTATCTCTTCCGAAACATTATTTCGGATTAATAATTGGTCACGCTTATTCGTAAAAACATGAAATTATGATCCTGATGACCTTGCGATTAATTTTCTAAAGCACGTTAAAATCTATTAAAAGGTGCATTTTTGCTAAGATTAGCGTCGGGAATTCTAACAATAAATGGCTATAAATTGAGTTGGTGCtttattgtttaaactgtttataaaataaattttggcaGAAGAGTGAATaacaaagcaataaaaatttatagactTCCAAAAGGTGGGTCGTATTACAAGACAGAAAATTTCGCTGAATGACGGTTCGTGTTTTTCGTTACGACAGTTGattgtttgtttaataaaataaatcaacattaaaaTCCTTgagttttttctatttaatttttgatctaTCAATCATTTCGattgacatttatttaaaaaacattagcAGCGAAGTGAAATTGTCTTTTTTCAGGCCACACAAACataataaaatgataaaagaTAATCTTTATTAACTGTTCCTGGATTCCTCCCTTCTTCCCTTAATTACCCTGAAACATATGCTGCCCTAATAAAAAGCCAACAAAGATAACCTACTTCGCCTGAGATCCTAACCCCCGACACGATCGatgcaataataaatttatacgaAGTAACACAATTGTAAATTGTGGCGAATGTCATCGATCATTATATTAGTATTTAGCCTGAATTCGATGAAAACGAACACTCCCTTGCCGTCTccataaatatttgttttcggTTTGAATCATTCAAGAATCTATTTTAAGTTTTACTGACACGGAACAGTGAATCCAACAGTCGATTTTAAGTCCACCTGTGAACGTGCagttattttataagaaaagAACTGTGAGTTGTATTATTAGTAGTAAACTATCCTTGATTTCTCAACAATGAATCAATGGACACCAGTCTACTACTGATACCGTTTCTAAACGCTACTACTACGCAAAGTGTGTCAGTATTGTGCCTATTTTCGATAAAAGACCTCTTCCACTTTTCGTTCACGAATTAGTCGTTTAAAAACATTAGGAAGTGCTTAATATATGAATCACGTAAGGTACTAGCATGACAGTTTCCTCAATTATGAAGTCCGCACTACAGTTTCAACCAAAAGTTATACAAGCATAAcgtatttaatgttttattcatACTTGGAACTACATGAAAATTCAGTTAAGTTCAAGGTTGGGTGGATCAAGGATTTTAGAGCCGCAACTGGGCTTTTGATTGTAAAGAGGGAATCCCCGCTCTAATCTTCAGTGATAAGAAAACCAATTGCACAGGAAGAATGTTTCcggaaaaatgaataaaacagTTGCACACGAATAAAGTAAGTGTTGAAAAGTTAGTGACTATGTGAATGGACAAAAAGTGTTCGTAATCATAGAATACTGCACAATTTTACTTAGATAATTCATTCGATttgtgtttgttaaaaaaaaggttGGTAATATGGGAAAAAGATGATTAagaaacgtttaaaaatagtgagttcattaaaattttaatgaattttataGAGACCGTAGGTATGGTCAAGGAAATTGCTTCCCTTGTACGTCATGCACAATAAACTTATGGATTGAATTCTAAAATACGAGTTGTCGTAGGTTATAACTTATATTACAACATAcgacaaattaattttctaaatagGTCTgccagaattttcaaaaaatgctactcataaaaactatttaaaaatacagacatTTAGCACTCtcacgaattttttttttaaaatacatcaTTCAAAGCAAAACACAATATCCTATTTTTGTGATTACTTTGTTTACATTTACTTGTACTGCaagatttgtgtttttgtaaatattaaaataaataagaaagaTCCTGTGTCGATATAATAATGCAggttcaaaaacaaacaactaGAACAAAGCGCTTAAATTAGttactttaatttattgggggaaaattaattttaactcaaaaatataaataaaagtcaaCAATTGATCTCTGTAAGTCGTATCGTACGCAATGTTTCTGTTAATTCCACTTGGATCTAAACTAATCGGAAATATTGAAAAACCCGTTTCAACAACGACATTAAACGATTTAAAgccataaaaataataatttcattatttttagtgCTACTGTTCTACCAAACTTTTTACGTGAATGTAATACTGCAACTAC is a genomic window containing:
- the lobo gene encoding dynein regulatory complex subunit 7 — its product is MESDLDFFPDYLNGYQFDDGEGEEVEEEEIKYHYIEILDAPRELLPPVELTLKDLSHIANELGLIKLCWPEIEHPEFENRVNFPESYLANSNKEKLLLLYTENFRRQFSYKYPHRKQLFLASNNECGMQKMVCNTIRLTTLPYPEIETWQDCAKFVGNALRFEPFEIPTLIPNRFYSPHTTFVRKSGQPHELACVLCSLLIGLGYDAYVVFGYAVRDITLRIMSRVDSPYPPDEKQEDVRDEGEDNKKYTVKPPRDLRSKFLLMMEQKKIDQIKAEQEREAELERQREEEEERPPPDDLEGMRFHFWVLIRTEGRAIDENTFVEPSTGYAHPVNSPLYSGIESVWNHLNYWVNMQDCKEGLGTIDYNLHDVEKWEHLLIGEPTQWRVTVENLNMDDEEAALAKIMEEKHLDMPISWSMKISIPHKALKQKYPEGMISTWYKKTLVEEYAPYIQYDGLLTKIMRYKDFDCTECITVEQIYENRQDKLKKIVYDLKSDLVTEYFGPGREDAVIEHTYSNKDTDSNKRIIKFNHKARYDGLEKIEFEREHMVEYYIDRDDLFYFREVFYARKGQPPPGFTESHRKLILRIIEKYERNHKVPASHDIATREFAIVDRQILLKYHFGEGRVTCSTRNFNKPSIAESGEGMKFTPELTWGYVAEIGAKPPTQLELFLLFQKMLKEEEKSLSRIREIEDQVAEFLTLRDHEMAFPKLDVSLFNIEQNEEYRQGMLEKEKQEQEYKEREIEDAGVEYLTPYLTLLGNPESVTPVEAFKIKEKCLSDFKQLLLNRAICIQKQFEHWTQYLKDRQQWYNINQDTVTEEDEIKYFQEVNDLTFLLQCYEIRLARHRDLSFFRYEAVVRYLNAQLKPLIETFG
- the Bili gene encoding FERM domain-containing protein 8 → MNILIKKITSRPITTLFTLASPAENQYQQLSSCILPILLKNELILKIMDAASVPDTKDIQQNNYVTVIPVEYPRNRFNNQNPEYMVEQYRTHDDYIQTEDLSSSQGALYSVSQRVPTVSASYSSLCATDTGYATEQTTFPGMQSDWERERTVSTTDTAKDANSDVLSDKQTNDSNTTASVPSSIVSASAIANTCEQLQGPVVPTCVYLHSNVAILMEIEDTPSATCDLLCQAIINSDELGLNKQLASQVFTLWMTSPLLELQLKPTHKPYEIRQSWRALVGQYSHVSSNRQQRDEPKIMFQRNIFFPQHLEEKIKDQKILELLYEEARHNILEGRYPCEVAHYIMLGGIQARVELGPYNPQVHSTHYFREEQSKYLPIHVRKSSTWTWLPISSKNSAEVRLLEQFKRIPNSATNRKLMKKYLEFCWSLPFYGSAFFEGQVEQPVRGLTSLITYQDIPVLVAINSKGVYIIDDTQCSLLLGLRFEELSWEYARPSKEEDPNCLPCLFIQFMVVENGARVSKILQVFSRQASLMDTLITGFVNHIKAKTNDETDKAYEQQISNDNETHSSLTVGTTHHAPSLPSLTNKLSKLTLATFDEEGHCIGQMGSWSFSY